The following coding sequences are from one Desulfosporosinus orientis DSM 765 window:
- a CDS encoding UDP-glucose dehydrogenase family protein: MIKICVVGAGYVGLTTSAALAEFGNEVQCVDIEQSKINMLNQGLIPIYEPGLGELIQKNVQQGKLHFSFDVKDSIKNNSIILIAVGTPPKEDGSSDLSYINNIVDTIVSTIQDYKIVITKSTVPPGTNEWIHQIFLDMGIDETMFDIVSNPEFLREGMALWDIFHPNKIVFGTKTNRPIKVLKKLYEGGRAPLIFTSLTGAEMIKYASNAFLATKISFANEIARICDAYNVEYLDVAKGLGTDSRIGRHFLNAGLGFGGSCLPKDLSSLKHSALRKNVDTKLLDAVLEVNDSQIELYLKKLNTLLPDLAGKKITVWGVTFKPNTDDLRFSPSIALINELINKGARVHTYDPIVQLQLPSTCSHTDQYESISNSDALIIATEWEQFCDSNWADVKSRMSRSIILDARNCLDGETIRKNGLVYLGVGKQ; the protein is encoded by the coding sequence ATGATAAAGATATGTGTTGTAGGTGCTGGTTATGTGGGATTGACAACTTCAGCTGCACTAGCGGAATTTGGAAATGAGGTACAATGTGTTGATATCGAACAATCCAAAATCAATATGCTTAATCAAGGCTTAATCCCAATCTACGAGCCTGGATTAGGTGAATTAATACAAAAAAATGTTCAGCAGGGTAAACTTCATTTTTCTTTTGATGTAAAAGATAGCATTAAAAATAACTCGATTATTCTTATTGCCGTAGGCACACCGCCTAAAGAGGATGGCAGCAGTGATCTAAGCTATATTAATAATATAGTTGACACCATTGTTTCAACTATTCAAGATTACAAGATCGTCATAACAAAAAGTACTGTTCCTCCCGGAACAAATGAATGGATTCACCAAATATTCTTAGACATGGGTATAGACGAAACAATGTTCGATATTGTTTCAAATCCGGAATTTTTGAGAGAAGGTATGGCTTTATGGGATATTTTTCACCCAAATAAAATCGTTTTTGGAACAAAAACTAATAGGCCCATTAAGGTTCTGAAAAAGTTATATGAAGGTGGAAGAGCCCCCTTAATCTTTACCAGTTTAACAGGTGCAGAAATGATTAAATATGCAAGCAATGCATTTCTAGCTACTAAAATTTCTTTTGCTAATGAAATAGCCCGAATCTGTGATGCTTATAATGTTGAGTATTTGGATGTCGCTAAAGGCCTGGGGACAGATTCCAGAATCGGACGACATTTCCTTAATGCTGGACTAGGCTTTGGAGGTTCATGTCTCCCAAAAGATCTAAGTTCTCTTAAGCACTCGGCCTTGAGAAAAAACGTGGATACTAAGCTGCTTGACGCTGTATTAGAAGTCAACGATAGTCAGATTGAGTTGTACCTGAAGAAGCTTAATACGCTCTTGCCAGATTTAGCGGGTAAAAAAATTACGGTTTGGGGTGTAACATTTAAGCCAAATACTGATGACCTACGTTTCTCTCCTTCTATAGCCTTAATTAATGAATTAATAAATAAAGGCGCACGCGTGCACACGTATGACCCAATTGTACAGCTTCAATTGCCGAGCACATGTTCTCATACAGATCAGTACGAATCGATAAGCAATTCGGATGCTTTGATTATTGCAACGGAATGGGAACAATTTTGCGATTCTAATTGGGCAGATGTGAAATCAAGAATGAGCAGGTCAATTATTCTTGATGCCAGAAACTGCTTAGATGGAGAAACAATTCGGAAAAATGGACTTGTTTATTTGGGGGTGGGGAAACAATGA
- a CDS encoding NAD-dependent epimerase/dehydratase family protein, producing MKILVTGAAGFIGSHLCERLLQLNNIEVIGIDGFINPLLNQTKQRNLQELLSNPRFKFHQVDLREADLKTILDGIEAVYHLSGMPGVRTSWGTDFQGYVDHNISATQVLLEAVRESSLEKFVYVSTSSVYGEKIGKVTEESVPTPLSPYGVSKLAGEYLCNVYQVNYNIPVVTLRYFTVYGPRQRSDMAFHRFIKGILNDETLQIYGDGTQTRDFTFVSDCIEGSVAVLKAENVIGETINLGGKERASVLDVIKHIEELVGKKATLKFVGGLIGEPRDTWADISKAKELLDYYPATSLRNGLICQINDFVKFYQTE from the coding sequence ATGAAGATACTCGTTACTGGCGCAGCTGGATTTATAGGTTCACATTTGTGCGAGCGTTTACTTCAATTGAACAATATCGAGGTTATTGGAATTGACGGCTTTATTAACCCTTTACTGAATCAAACAAAACAAAGGAATCTTCAAGAATTACTTTCAAATCCACGTTTTAAATTTCATCAGGTAGATCTTCGTGAAGCGGATTTAAAGACGATTTTGGACGGTATTGAAGCAGTTTACCATTTATCAGGTATGCCAGGGGTACGCACAAGTTGGGGAACTGACTTTCAGGGATATGTCGATCATAACATCTCAGCCACTCAGGTATTATTAGAAGCAGTACGTGAATCATCCCTTGAGAAATTTGTCTATGTTTCAACGTCTTCGGTTTATGGTGAAAAAATAGGGAAAGTTACAGAGGAATCTGTTCCAACTCCACTATCACCGTATGGAGTGAGTAAGTTAGCTGGGGAATATTTGTGTAATGTTTACCAAGTAAATTATAACATTCCAGTTGTAACATTAAGATATTTTACGGTCTATGGACCACGCCAGCGCTCAGATATGGCCTTTCATCGCTTCATTAAAGGGATTCTTAATGATGAAACCCTACAAATATATGGCGATGGGACACAAACACGAGATTTTACCTTTGTTAGCGATTGCATAGAAGGATCAGTTGCAGTCCTAAAGGCTGAAAATGTGATTGGAGAGACGATTAATCTAGGTGGTAAAGAACGAGCATCTGTCTTAGATGTTATTAAGCATATTGAAGAGTTAGTCGGTAAAAAAGCAACCCTAAAATTCGTGGGAGGCCTCATAGGAGAACCACGGGATACTTGGGCAGATATATCAAAGGCGAAAGAATTGCTTGATTACTATCCTGCAACTAGCTTGAGAAACGGCCTGATTTGCCAAATCAATGATTTTGTAAAATTTTATCAGACGGAATGA